Proteins from one Rosa chinensis cultivar Old Blush chromosome 7, RchiOBHm-V2, whole genome shotgun sequence genomic window:
- the LOC121050373 gene encoding uncharacterized protein LOC121050373, whose protein sequence is MAIHSKNFGGTFGKHKYLRKLKSAFGELVVICCLLEENFNPRAIPGTSINCLLCTHKYEDTSHVFCQCLIATSVLTAPPFSLGRSLLPNIDFWEWMLDHALNLKQRYVWKTNDYGLCGKTETMWQNTSQPAHELVLSSLAWLDEFCKARNVEKTNVARTKPSWQPPASCQAFPQGGVGGVLRDNTGRFHAAFAISVSCVASLIFFLSSDLSLWDTFFVDFLSCSVSSLCSVIKFRKHYLQNRIFVYAFMCVAYMSLCLEMIDDCGELFYLKLKKEV, encoded by the exons ATGGCAATCCATTCCAAGAACTTTGGAGGAACATTTGGAAAGCACAAGTACCTGAGAAAGTTAAAATCTGCATTTGGAGAGCTTGTAGTAATTTGCTGCCTACTAGAGGAAAACTTCAATCCAAGGGCTATACCGGGGACCTCGATCAACTGCCTCCTATGTACACACAAGTATGAGGACACTTCTCATGTCTTCTGCCAATGTCTGATTGCCACTTCAGTCCTCACAGCACCTCCATTCAGTCTTGGCAGAAGCTTGTTGCCAAATATTGATTTTTGGGAATGGATGTTGGATCATGCATTAAACCTCAAGCAAAGGTATGTTTGGAAAACTAATGACTATGGTCTTTGTGGAAAAACTGAAACAATGTGGCAGAATACTTCTCAACCTGCTCATGAGTTGGTGTTGAGTTCCTTGGCTTGGTTAGATGAATTCTGCAAAGCTAGAAATGTGGAGAAGACAAATGTGGCTCGCACTAAACCATCATGGCAACCACCAGCTTCTTGCCAAGCATTTCCACAAGGTGGAGTTGGAGGCGTCCTCAGAGACAACACAGGTAGATTTCATGCAGCTTTTGCAATCTCTGTGAGCTGTGTAGCTT CCTTGATATTTTTCTTATcctctgatctctctctctgggACACTTTTTTTGTAGACTTTTTGAGTTGTTCCGTGTCTAGCTTGTGTAGTGTTATCAAATTCAGAAAACATTATCTTCAAAATAGAATCTTTGTCTATGCCTTCATGTGTGTTGCGTACATGTCTTTGTGCCTTGAGATGATAGATGACTGTGGAGAGTTGTTCTATCTGAAATTGAAGAAGGAGGTTTAA